The Pseudomonadales bacterium genomic interval TCACTTTAAGCGGTTGTGCGACATGGTTTCCTGCATCTGTACAAGAAATTGAAGAGGGCACTTATATGATTAGTGCCTTTGGCAATAGCTTTGCTTCGCAAGAAGGTATGAGTGAAAAAATTCATAAAAAGGCTGATTCTCTTTGCGCCGGCAATGGATATGAAAAAGTTGTTGCAGAAGACACAAAATGGACACATCAAAAAGACTACTCTACAGGCATGACAGAGTCATTCAAAACGATGTCAATGACCATATCGTGTAATAGTTAGTTTGAGTATTTACTGACTTATTCAGTTTCTATAACATTTTTTGAGACGTTTACTGCAGCGCAGCAAGCTGAAGAAATTAATCAATTTTGGCCAGCCACCGATTACCAGCCTGACAAACTTTGTTAAACGCGAGCTGGCTTTAATATGCAATTACGTCTGGCTGCCCCAGCGGATGCAGCTGAAATTTGCGCCTTATTAAATCGCGCCTATCGCGGCACACAGGGCTGGACCAACGAATCGGCCTTGGTGGCCGGCAAACGAGCCAGTGTTGAGGATATTAGCCAGAGCATCGGCGCAGCAGATTCACGGTTTTTAGTATACAAAGCTGCTGGGACTATTCTGGCTTGTATATGCCTTGATCATCAGCCGCCAGATGTTTGCATAGGCAGTTTTGCAGTGTCTCCTGAGCTGCAAGCTGCGGGCCTTGGCTCTGCGGTACTTAAGGCTGCCGAGCAATATGCACGGCGCAGTTTTCAGCCGAGCCAATTCTTACTGTCGGTATTATCAACCCGAAGCGAGCTTATTGCCTTTTATCAGCGCCGTGGCTACGCACTTACTGGCAACCGTATTGCCTTTCCTGCACACTTAGATGTAGGCACGCCATTGCTGGAATCGCTAAGTTTGGATGAGCTGGCAAAGCCGGCCTAGGGTTTTGTCGCTTGCCAGTCGTGGTGGAGTGTATTGGGCTGGGTTATACTGCTAGGCTATTACGCCATTTCACAGCAAGAACAAACAAGCACACAGTAAGAAGCCCCGTATGATTCATCCCACTGCCGTTATCGACCCCAGCGCCACCTTAGCCGACACGGTAAGCGTTGGCCCCTATGCCATTATCGGTGCTGATGTGAGCATAGGCGCCGGCAGCCATATCGGCGCGCATACGGTGATTCATGGCCCTACAAAGATTGGGCAAGATAATCAGATACATAGCTTTTGCTCGATTGGCGATGCTCCGCAAGATATCAGCTTCGACCCCAGCCAAACTACCTACCTTGAGATAGGCGACCGCAATACTTTTCGTGAGTATGTGAGTATTCACCGCGGCGCGGCCAAAGACGACTATGTGACGCGCGTAGGTAGCGATAACCTGCTGATGGCCTATGTGCACGTGGCGCACAACTGCCAGCTGGGCAATCATATTATTATGGCCAACAGTACCGACCTATCTGGCCATGTGATCATCGACGATTACGCCACGATTAGCGGCGGCTGCGGCATTCAT includes:
- a CDS encoding GNAT family N-acetyltransferase: MQLRLAAPADAAEICALLNRAYRGTQGWTNESALVAGKRASVEDISQSIGAADSRFLVYKAAGTILACICLDHQPPDVCIGSFAVSPELQAAGLGSAVLKAAEQYARRSFQPSQFLLSVLSTRSELIAFYQRRGYALTGNRIAFPAHLDVGTPLLESLSLDELAKPA
- the lpxA gene encoding acyl-ACP--UDP-N-acetylglucosamine O-acyltransferase, with the translated sequence MIHPTAVIDPSATLADTVSVGPYAIIGADVSIGAGSHIGAHTVIHGPTKIGQDNQIHSFCSIGDAPQDISFDPSQTTYLEIGDRNTFREYVSIHRGAAKDDYVTRVGSDNLLMAYVHVAHNCQLGNHIIMANSTDLSGHVIIDDYATISGGCGIHQFCRIGRNAMIGGLEKITQDVLPFVMYAKGKAIGINKVGLKRRGFDATSIQQIQRAYKLIYRANIHRDDLPDALRSLAQQGGESAIETLIEALQQSTRGLA